The Nymphalis io chromosome 3, ilAglIoxx1.1, whole genome shotgun sequence genome contains the following window.
attagtttgtaaaaatactcattattattatatatatacaatcattTTGACTTGAGATTATTTTTATCCAAATGCGAGACTATTATTTCGATATACgagtataattttttaaatgaggtgctgtattttattttgatttttattttaaaactattcaaTTCCACCGGCATTATGCAATGCGATGTTTGcaggttaataataaaaagtgcacTCTACCTACGCGATATTCTCTTAAtgcattcatattttatacaatgcAGTTGGCGTTTTCATTCTATTCATGTAATAAGCTTATCTTTAGGCTTAACGTTGATATGATCAGACGTAGGCAGTCAATGATACAAAAGATTATAACAATCGGTGTCACCAGTGGGCTGTTAAGTACCCATATAGGTAAACAGAATTGTTCCACATGTATCATTTATTGGATTAAGTTTTCTGCATCGGACACGTGATTGATGATGTCATCtcatatgtgttttatttatacattacacgTTCCAAAAATAATTCACACTGTACTACAAAGCCCATACCAATGATTGGCTTTAAGAAATCATTGTTACGATTTTTGAAGGCATTATTTTTCTCTTGTGGTAATAccctatgtatttataaaattcaacgtttaaaactaatatttaattatatataaacgtttatatCTAATGCGttgagaaaattttattaaacaacaatTAATGGTCTCTATAtggaatacatttttatactcGATGCAAATATgctcttacaaatatttttgaattgtcattttacaagtttaatATTGATCAAAACATTTCAACATCTAATATGCCTTGATctgtgattaaatttaaaaaaaaaattagaatgcgAATCTGTATTTCCCTGaagaaagtttaaaattataaattaagtaaatattttttacggctTAAAAATGCCCTAGAGATCACTTTGGCTGTTAATGgtgtttatttatagataattattttgctCTTTTGTTATATCCTCAGGGCGCACATTTGGCTGTGATAGAAGCTGTGATGATGCTATACGCGCGAGAAGTGGTGACGTTAGACCGCGTGTCAGCGGCTGCGCAACGCTTCGGCACTAGTCAGCCGCTGCCCGTCGGCTCCAGCATTCCTCACGAAGATGGTCTACTCTGTTGGATCAACGCGGCATGCGCAGCGCTAAACAAGGCTGAGGTATTTACATTTATGACAAAAATTATTTGAGATTATTTGTCAATTCAAGCGTGTCATATAATGCTTCGTCCTAGATACTAAATTGGCATATACGTTTCCAAGTTTCAGatacaatattattcaaaacttaCTGATGATTTTGTAATCTTTATCGTTGGAAATAAAATCCGTAAACGAGACATATTCTCTATGGatgaaaataagattaaaactaCAATATTCCACTTCCAGGAGAACACATCGTCACACGTACCGATGGTGAAAAGTCTCCAAGACCTGTGCGATGGTACCGCACTGGCCGCCCTCATCTCGTTCTACTGCCCCGAGGCACTTCCGCGGTCAGCAGTGCGCGTCGGACGCATGGTCTCCATACAAGACTGCCTGCATAATCTCATGCTGGTGTACGAGTTCTGTCAGAGCAGTCTACCTCACAACGTGTTCCACATGATGCCAGAGGACGTTACGTATATGCGAGGGTGAGTTATTGGTATATTTCGATAATCATttcgaaaatttaaaattcgtataataaagctttatttttttaacatgagtAATGTtgcaaaaaatgaaaaataaaaacaattattcctTTTAAAGTGTTCAAGCCTTTAGCAcataaaaaagagttaattATAGCAATTAgttcaaatgtatattttattgtatgtttatacttttattttctaaaaaataatattatattagttgttaaaataattttcaggtcGATGCGTCAAAATTTAATAGCGATGCTCGCGGATCTATTCAATATGTTAGAAGTACATCCTGTCAAATCAGTTAAATATCCAGGAATCGGTGAGTACAGGCAATAatcatacttatatttaatataacatgtaTCAATGTTGCATGCTAGAACTAATGGGAGTATGTGGTCATAATATCAAAGGTCCTATGCCcacttcattataatatattatataaaattgtggaCGCGGTGGAGTAATGCTTTTGTAACGCAACATATTTATTCGACAATCGGGCTTATTTTAGTACGGGGATTATTGTattcatattgtttatattaaatgttatcgaAGAAAACTAAGGTCGTGTGACTGCgatcattatacatttttattatgatttataattactaCTCTTTCGTCTCAAGAAAAATTAAGGGTAAGTATACAATTTgcgtttaattacaataaaaaagtgaTGAGCCGATTAACGACGATGAGCTTCTTTCActggtaatataatataactgcaCTAATTGGCTGTAAATTTTTAACTAACATTGAGAAAAATACACGCATTTTCGATCTATTCAAAATCGACGCTCGGAGTGTATTTCGGGGCCACGTTTATCAAAGTTTGGCTCGGTGAGCGCGCGAGTCGCGCGGCGGTAGAGTAGCGCGGGAGTGACGCGCGTGTTGCGTGTGTAGCGGGCGAGGAGTGCAACGCGCACGGCGTGCGGCACAGACGCAGTctgccgccgccgccgccgcagcCCATCCCCGAGCtgcgcgccgcgcccgccctCTGCGCGCACGCGCTGCCCTTCGCAGGTACTGTGCGTGTCGTGTGCGTGTCGTGTGCGTGTCGTGTGCGTGTCGTGTGCGTGTCGTGTGCGTGTCGTGTGCTGACTCACGAGGGGAAGGCAATCGAAATGTAAATGTTCACTCGGGGGATGGAGACGTCTTGTAAAATCCTTACTTCATACTATCTCATCCGATTCGtaatgagttttattttaattgcctCCCCCGAATCCACTCGGACATCGACGAAACCATTTGTGTGGCACGTGTTTGTTCATCGATTTATCGATTCATTACATGTTTTAAAGCAGTCGGAATAAATGTGTCTGTCAATAATTATGATGCAGGAGATTGTGAAAGTTGTGTTCAGGgcttttttgtgttatatttttcgattatttttcgtttttatttattataataaaatacctccTGTATGCTTTTAACGAATTAATCCAgctttttaatagttaataccTGCCAGATTTAGTTCACCTGCAACGATGCTTTGCATGCATTGCTTTTGCCATTTTAATGCTTCAGCACGTTAAACCACAGGCATGGAGTTATTGACGTTATGTCCTCAAGGCTCccaagaaatatataaagtatcttataataattacattatatcgtgaaagtaaaaaaaactgtgGTTACAAATGTTAATGTAGTTTTTTCTACACAAACATCTTGTCAAATCGATAATTGCCTTGAGTTTTTGATAAGTGTAGATAGTTTTCTTTTCAGTTTGCATACGTGTATAGGTTGTTGTCTTTAGAATGCACATACCGAGTtctaatttatcttatttaaagttattaatttaaaataatattattgtccgaattttaaataattttggatatcgttaataacaataatcattaaaatttgagtttaaaataaaaacgctaAACATAAATGCAGACGCACAGTGTGGCGATAGTTTGTGTTAACAATGAATGAATCGTAAGCTGTACCACAATGTCCAGTGTCGCGCTCCCCGTCGGCGGGCGGCGTGCGCGCGCGCGGGCCGGCCAGCCGCTCGTCGTGCTCCACGCCCGAGCGCCGCAGCTGCAGCCCGCAGCGGGACGACTTCGTGGTGCACAGCCGCCGGGCCATCACCACGCTGTCCGCCATGGCGAGGCGGGACGACGACAGTGAGTCTcgacattttaatgttttgtttactcGCTTAGAAGTTGGAGCTAATATAACTAAATGAAAATTGTTGTGTtgcaaagtaattattaattggAATTGTCATCGTTAGTAGTACTTAATTCACTCCAAGTACGCCCAAAGaagtttcaaataataaatgggTCAACGTGTGAAATGTCATCGCGGAGTCGCCAGTCTACCGAGCGCGTAGTGATCGCCGGCCCGGTCCGCCCGCAGTGTTCGCGGAGCACGTGACGGCGGCGGGGCGGCCGTCCAACTGGGCGGAGTCCCGCGAGAGCAGCTTCGCGGGGCGGCGCTCGCGGCGCTCGTCCGTGACGGACGACAGCCAGCTCACCGTGGAGAACTTCGGCGGCTCGCAGGACCGCCTGCAGTTCGCCGGCCGGAACCCGGAGAAGGAGCTCGCCACGCTCGCCAACGTGCGCAAGATATCCGCGCCCGCAGGTGACCCACCTCACTTTGTATGCGCATTATTTGGTGCTGGGTTCATTTATGTGCTAGACCTGACATGCTGTTTCGAACATTCGAACGGCGTCGGTATGTGCTTAGTACGTACGTGCGTATAGTACATTGGAATCGTTgatcatttcatttaataacaaCTACAAACTCGTTTTGATGTTGTTACGCGCTCATTTACAGGCCCACTAGACCACAATCCACCACTTCGTTCCTCACGGCAAGACATCCGCGGCTCCATTCAATTCTTCCACGGGGATTATCAGAACGGCGCTCAGGACGACCGACAGAAGGTGGAGCGTCAGCAGTCGCAGCCACAGACCACGGACCCCCCTTTCAACCCCATCAAGCGACAGCTCAGCAGCGACACCATCGGTCAGAACTTCGGGTTCAACCACAAGGGCGGCGGAGACGGGTTTTATTTAAACGAGCGGGACGCTCCTGACGGTGACGTCACGAAAACGAGCTACGCGGATCTCAGTAAAATTAGGAATAACGGTGATCAGACAGGTAGGTCTATAAAAAATAGCttccttataaaaaaattagatcGACTTATTTCATGGTAGTTCTCCATTCACGCCTACGAGAATAAGTTCATCCACGGATAACAATTCTATTTTGGTAATATTGAAGGTAAAAattccataataattatacatagatTCATTATGGCCTTTACgtcatcattattttttttcgataGTGAATGATGCTAGCAGCTTTGCATATTGCTTTCATTCGACCACATATTCCCGTACTAATCTCGTATAATATAAGACTGTAGATTTGTTTTACGCatgtttaatagtattttttttgtacccGAAGCTGAAATTTTAAGgctttgaagtaaaataaaatttattccatATTTTATCAATCACTAGTAGTATATGAGAATGAGTATATAATGTTTCAATAATTGACTCATCCGTAACTTagatgcattttatttatttgtaaaactttttgAGTGATTCATATCATAAGTAAATCTGACTTTATAtgctacaattatatatttctgttaaaAGTCAGTCgtgttaaatatacatttaattttaattttacaaataaaattttattttttattatgtataaattgtacACCGTTAAGTGTACTAGTAGTAAAAAAGACGCATATAAAACAAGTAATGttggtttttatattgtaaaatatttacatttagtaTTTAGTAAATTTGTTGTTGATGTATGATggattctaccaacccgcattggagcagtgtggtggaataagtgaataagctccaagccttctcctcaaaagggagatgaggccttagcccagcagtgggacattaacaggctgttactgtatgattTGGTCGTGTCGTCAGGTCCGGGCACGCCGGAGCGCCGCAAGACCTCGTTCTCGACGCCCCCGCCCAGCACCACCACGTGGCAGCAACACTTCCTGCAGCACGAGAACCAGCCCAGTCAGTACCGCTTCTTACTTACGTCGCGATTttgtgttacatttatttatacattttgtttttttttattattataatttgctgAATACGTTTCGACGATTGCGACAAAATGGTACCAAATATTGTATTACGGGGATGAGCTCCCAGGATGAACGTGTGGAGCGTTACGAAGTCGTTACAAAGCCGCGGTCCACTTGGTAGCGTTAGGCGGTGCGCGTGTGGCGCGTGTGGTGTGCACGTAATGACGTTGGTTCCGCACTAAGACGGCGACGAGGCGGCGTCGGAGgaggcggcgggcggcggcgggcAGGCCATGGCGGCGCAGCTCAACAACATCCGCCTCAAGCTGGAGGAGAAGCGGCGCCGCATCGAGCACGACAAGCGCCGCATGGAGCTCGCCGTCAGCCGCCAGCGCCAGCAGCTCGGCCAGCAGGCCTTCCTGCAGGCCGTCACCCGGGTGAGTGTTCTCATTGAGTAGCATTCGATGGCAAACAGTTCGCCCGCGAGCGGGTGACTATCGAACGAATGATATATAAGGGTGGGGGCTGTGTGGTTAATTAGTGAATgtatgactttttttatttgttttctgtCTAAAATGTCTAAATTTACCGTGGAATGTGGTCGAAGTTATGTGTATATAGCTTATTCTAATCAAAGTAGGAGTggagacaaataaaaaactttgacattgaactgACCTGATATCATTAGTCGAAATCTTGAACAGTCGTTAGtgttcattattgatttgtggaaaaattgcgttttttaTGTCGGCGAATTTGGGATATctaaatctatggtttgtttatctttactcctcctACGATTGGTATAggctataataacaatattttattgttacggGGTATGTGTGGTAGACAGGTGTGACCAAAATATTTgcttcaatttttatatttgaatatacttCCTACGAATACATAAAAGCTGACATTGAATTGTATATTCAATGGTGACATTTaccacatttcttacaattaatcAACTCAAcacataaatactaaaattctataatataataatacattgtttaaatgatatttagtaatgtaactaatttttttttattaaacataaaatatatttttctatttcattagGAAACGTTTTTGCATTACCAGTTGGCCTCTTTGGTGAGTGCCCAAGTATGACCAcgtcgatatatatttttatcaacttAGATTtagaagtttttaatttatacattaatttttgtaaagTATTTCGATTGTAAAGATAATTCGATTTAGTTTCGTTCATGCTTACACAGCTTTCATTCGGATGATCGTAACATTGTATCGGCCATTGGTTATATTGTGCATAATGTTTCAAAGTGTGTTTAATTATGCCACatatttacgtattttatttacattgtgaTCAGGTATATTACGTTAGAGTATTtcgctttatattaaatacgtcATGCGTTGTAGATTACGGCAGCTTTTATATATCGAACcagttttttaaattcataaatattttgcgACGCATAAACACCATGTATAATGTCTCATAACATAAGATTCGTTCATATCGAGCAATCTTCATaagtttaattacatttttttgtcaCTCGTTTTTGcactattttttaatcaaaatcaaattcaatCAATCGCATGTGCGCATTTGAtactatgaatatattaaaattactgttctatatgaaaatattttttggaaaaaatttctattaaaatctacatttttacTAAAGAATTAGTTTATACGCGCTAATCTCAGGATCTACCGGTCCGGTTAAAGATAAAACTGCGCGGAGCAGCTAGTAacgattaaattgaatttaaaaaacgtaCGTAGCAACACGTaacagtttcacaaaaaattaaaatagaatcaCATCAGAGTTGAACTAATAAAGCACAATGTCACGAGTAACATAGtaggtaaaatataattaataaatgtgaaCACGTATCGTAATGGAGTGGTATAGTTGTTCGCACGCGAGTGAGTCGCTAACGCATGTGGGCGGCGCGTGTTGCAGGGCAAGGGCGCGCGCACGCCGGCCGACGAGCAGCCGCCCGCGCAGGTGAGTGCACACGACCCGGACGCGCATACACTACCTTATAAACGACTAACTTTTATGCTTGTTTGATATCTTTTCGAGTTGACTTTTTAATTTGGATGGTTTTTAATTTGGTTTGTAATTCAAATTTTAGGTCGTAGACGTTGAAAATTTCGCGTAttacgcatcaaaatattatatatatgtagaattcagtgaaattatatattatatacttattaaagaGTCTTCTTTAGTTAGttctattgtaataaatgtaaaatgctacttctattattttaattaaatttcgtttttaatcataaaaaagtTATCCAAATCAATAGAGAATGTTTTGGCTTTAACGATCTAAAGTCCCTCAGAGATGTCAAACCATAAATTATGAGTAACAGCACCATATtgaacggtgaaggaaaacatcgtgaggaaacctgcatgtgtctaatttcattgaaattctgccacatgtgtataatgtggaagaagctccaaaccttctcctcaaaaggcagaggaggccttagcccagaagtgggacattaacagactgttactgtactaaatTAGTTAAGACGATGTCGTAGCCGAAAACTATTAATAGTTAAGGTTATCTATTTGTACAAGTCGTTATAGTCAGTTTTGACCATGAAAttaaactttgttttaaatatatccttTTCAAGATAATtgaattaacttttaatttacatctaCAATCTCCGCATATGCACGTATTTACatcaaaatatctatttataatgttataaagtaaataatatttttttgttgtgcATGCCGTACTTTAATTTGCATGTTTAATCACATACACAAAACATGTGCGAAATTGGCgtctacattttaaaattattaaaatatatggtttagtttatttcaatttaattttgaagaaCACTATACGGGCTTGTATGCTGAATATTTTATCGTTGTGTTGCCTTTAATTGTTGTCAATACAAATGCTGGTAGTATTGTGTacgtttaattttcatttcattaagcattttattatttttcatgacgcatttttttattattttttttgttataaaggGCTTAGTTATtctaaaaaatcaaattaaaataacaatctaGATAAATTAACGAAAGTATATAatagattacatttttattttagtacaataCGTCCATAGAAATGTCGAATCTTTTAtcggtaatttttaaaataaatgaatagccAATGACGAATTCATATTTCTATAGGAAATGGTCGTTGAAGCGCCAAATCAAGCCGTGGAAAACGCAGCGATGGAACAGTACGAACAATCGATAGCAAAGTAAGTGTCCCTCTCCATATATTGGACAGATGATTTTTGTCAACTGtcagtttttacttttattttgaaattttactatCATTTCTAGTTTTAATATTCTCTATTTCGTTTATTATGTTTGTTACTTTTCAATGTAGATATATGAATCCGCGCGCACAAGCCAGTACCTAATATTTACAGAATGAACTCCAGCCTGCAGGATATACAGAGTGACATCGCGCGGCTCGCCAGTCAACAAAGCCAGCTGCAGCAACAGCAACAGCAGCAGCAACAGCAGCAACAAAATCAACAGTTACAGCAGCAGTTGCAACAACAGCAACAACAATTGCAACAGCAGCAACAACAGTTGCAGCAGCAGCAACAGCAAGCGAAGCAAATGTTCCAACAGCATCAGCCGCCACAATCACCCTTCCAGCAACAGTATCAAAACATTCAAACAAACATTCCTCAACTGGTAAGTTTTTAAATGTCAACCTAAAATAAACACACGCAAGAAGCACAGTGGTTATGGGCTCGTTCTCCTGTTGCGGCCATAAGCTTTATACTCCCTGATATCactgtaaaatatttcaagtcGGCAAGTTCTTTTAGATcgagaaattattaatattgattactcaattattaaaataaatcgttaagcattaaatgtaattaccaatcaattaatatataaatgcttCGTAAATCGTCGTCGTTGGCTACGGCTCAACTCAAGTCCTAACAGACACTTCTCAGCCTAACCTTTAAATTCACACAAACACGAAGCAGCTGACGCACAACTCACGCCTCCGCCCACTCGATTGCAGCACAGCCAATTCAGCTCACAGCACAATGTGTCGCGGCCGATCAACGCGTTCGGGTCCACGCCGCACCTCCCGCGCGACTTCTACTACGAGGCGAACCAGACGGGCCAGCCGGGCGGCCAGCAGGTCGGCCCTCAAGGCGGCCAGCAGAACTTCCAGTATCAGTACAGGGATATAGAACAAGATTTCGGTCGGCAGCAGTTCTACCTGCACGACAGTCCGGCGCCCCCGCAGCGACGCACGTGGGCGCAGCACGCGCAGCTGCAGCAGGAGAACGAGCTCCGGGGCTGGCAGGTAGGCACTGTGCCGGGCGGGCCAAGGGGATATACACTGTCGTGGGGCACGAGTCGCGGTATATACGGTCGGTGTGTATacggtatataaatatgtataaggaAATTTGAAAGttgtaaataagataaatattaatatgccgTATTATGGTTGGAAATTGTACTAGCACATTGTTTATTGAAGTCAATCTAACATTTAGTTAATTCAAATTACAGCTACATCAGCAGAACCACCAGCAGAACCAGTACCACCAACCGCAACCTGAACCGGCGCAGAGGACGTGGAATTCTCCCTCGCCTCAACCACCTCCCGAAAAAAACTGGAACCCGCAGGGCTTCGTCTTACACGAAAGGGCGAACCAGCCCTTCCAGGTTCACTACAACACTGATCGGTACCAGAACGGCACCGAGAACGTTCGAGAAACGCAAAACCATTTGAGCTATACTGTGATAAACCCTAATCAATACGCATCGCAATCGCCGCCGCTATCGAGTCCGCGACGTTCGAGGACTCCCCAACGTCAAGGATCCCTGCCAGAGGCTCGGCGACCCGAGCCAGTAGGGCTCCACCAGCTGCACTCGCCACATCCGCCGCAATATGCGCAAACTCACCAGCCACACCAACCTCATCAGACACAACAGACGCATCAACCTCACCAGACACTCCAGGCACAAAATTCCGTCCCGGCGCCCCCCGACGACATGGAACCCCAAAACATATCTTTCATCGGCAACGCCGAGGACGACGCGCTCCGGCAGGGCATCAATAGACTGAACATCTCGTCCGGCACGCGGACCTACCGCATCCCGTCGCCGACGAGGCCCTCGCTCGGCCGGAACTCGTTCCAACGACCCGAGGAACCCGCCGAGACGAACGAGAAAGGGTTTTACATTTCGTTCGACAACGAGCAACCGAAACGACCCAAGCCGCCGCTGCGGGCGAAGCGGGGCTCCCCGCGGAAGGAGCGCTCCGAGTACGCCAGCCCCGAGCGGAGTCCCGAGAGCACGTGGAGCGACGACAGGCGAGACGACAGGCGAGATGACAGGCGCGAAGAGCGTTGCGACGAGCGCCGGGAGACGCCTCGAACGGAGGCGCCGCGGGAGCGACCGCGCCCGCCTAGTGCGGAGCCCGCCGCGCTCGTCATCGGCGAGCTCAACCCCGACCCCGTGAGTATACATATCGGCAACCgtaatcatcatattatatatacatttctgGTCTATTTAGTGTAAGTACCTCAGTCTGACTAATTAGCCATTAACAGAATAACAATCTAATATTGTGTAATACATTTGTAACACgacaaaatgaatatatttacgaTCGACTCGATCGCAATTTAATGTATGCGAATGTACCTCTAATCTAAACCGGCAGAATTCCGCCGAGGAAATGGAGCGCAAGAAGGAGCGCATCATGATGCTGTCGCTGCAGCGGCGGCAGCGGGCGGACGAGGCGCGCGCGCGGGCcgaggcggcggcggcggcgcggcgcgcgcgcgacGAGGCCGAGGCCGAGGTGAAGGCGGCGCGCAAGGAGGAGCAGGCGCGCCGCCGGCAGGCCATCCTCGCGCAGTACAAGCTCAAGAAGGCCGTGGAGGAGGCCGAGCGGGAGGTGCGCTGTCCTTGTAGCCCGCCGCGACCGCTCCGCGAGGGCGACTACTAACGCACTCGTCCTGGGTTCCAGGGAAAAGTGTTCGACAAGTCCGAGTTCCTGGACACGTTGTCGCGCGGCGGCATGAACGTGGGCGGCGCGACCGGCCCGCCCACCGGTGGGGCGCGGTTGCGGGGCAAGCTGCCGGCGCGGGCGAGACCCAAGACCATCCACGTGGACAGCGGCGCGCTGCAGGCCGCCGAGGGGATGCTGGCGGGCAAGCAGCCCTCCGCTACCAATCTCACCGGTATTATTCGACACTTGAGCCCTAATGTATCCACTCAAACACGTACACGAAGCACTATTACAAGTACAAAACCATTATACGTtcgttttaatttgttatgctTATCTTATTTAATGAACTTAAGTAGCATAAAACAAAGTAGATTCGTGTCTGTCCACTTGCTTTGTAACGACACAACGGATTTTAATGGGATGTGCTCCGTTACTGaggtatttaattttgaaaatttttagaTTGGCGATTAATAAAGCAGCTACAATGTACTTTTATAGCGCTAATATAGCTGATTAAACCACTCGAGatatatcaaattaatgtaCGActgaaagataaaatattaatattttttgacaaaaagTTCACGACGGtataaaaccatttatttttgtcacacAGTATTAGTATCTATCAAAATATACATcattttttgtatacaaaaaatattgtctaaACTTTGTCATTTCCAGTAgtaaatttaatagatatttaaataaacgtgatATTATAAAAGACGTGGGTGTGGTAAAATCGGTAGGGACAGAACCAGCGGgctgattataatatttgttattatatcacTAACTTACCGATGCGTTAAGGCGGGAAGCGAGTCACTTCACACCGAAACACATGAACTCTGAAGTTcctgatatacatacatacacgaaCTATACAGTCGGTTTTATTATCAgaagtatatagtaatattatatctgCCAAAAGTATATCTCTATTATTTACTCTTAGCAAGCTCTTAGCAAaatgttgatataaaataagaaaattcaaaATCAGCTTTAAAACACATCGATCAAATTACATACAAACTACCCACCTCTCAAAACCTTAAAGCTAAAGCTCGCATGAGATGTGGCTAAGA
Protein-coding sequences here:
- the LOC126781195 gene encoding patronin-like isoform X3, with the translated sequence MVAMVASASGYGTLRRFLSAPDGQETENTGIVPSASVAVSSKQRASIKWLLSKAFNNRVPDNLQEPFYRDHEDQEHLKPPIVGGLANAELYCLALANMYSDPNYHSLNHWNILQTLSRKGVQVPDPPDCALTETVLIQTNPLKMGAHLAVIEAVMMLYAREVVTLDRVSAAAQRFGTSQPLPVGSSIPHEDGLLCWINAACAALNKAEENTSSHVPMVKSLQDLCDGTALAALISFYCPEALPRSAVRVGRMVSIQDCLHNLMLVYEFCQSSLPHNVFHMMPEDVTYMRGSMRQNLIAMLADLFNMLEVHPVKSVKYPGIAGEECNAHGVRHRRSLPPPPPQPIPELRAAPALCAHALPFAVSRSPSAGGVRARGPASRSSCSTPERRSCSPQRDDFVVHSRRAITTLSAMARRDDDMFAEHVTAAGRPSNWAESRESSFAGRRSRRSSVTDDSQLTVENFGGSQDRLQFAGRNPEKELATLANVRKISAPAGPLDHNPPLRSSRQDIRGSIQFFHGDYQNGAQDDRQKVERQQSQPQTTDPPFNPIKRQLSSDTIGQNFGFNHKGGGDGFYLNERDAPDGDVTKTSYADLSKIRNNGDQTGPGTPERRKTSFSTPPPSTTTWQQHFLQHENQPNGDEAASEEAAGGGGQAMAAQLNNIRLKLEEKRRRIEHDKRRMELAVSRQRQQLGQQAFLQAVTREMVVEAPNQAVENAAMEQYEQSIAKMNSSLQDIQSDIARLASQQSQLQQQQQQQQQQQQNQQLQQQLQQQQQQLQQQQQQLQQQQQQAKQMFQQHQPPQSPFQQQYQNIQTNIPQLHSQFSSQHNVSRPINAFGSTPHLPRDFYYEANQTGQPGGQQVGPQGGQQNFQYQYRDIEQDFGRQQFYLHDSPAPPQRRTWAQHAQLQQENELRGWQLHQQNHQQNQYHQPQPEPAQRTWNSPSPQPPPEKNWNPQGFVLHERANQPFQVHYNTDRYQNGTENVRETQNHLSYTVINPNQYASQSPPLSSPRRSRTPQRQGSLPEARRPEPVGLHQLHSPHPPQYAQTHQPHQPHQTQQTHQPHQTLQAQNSVPAPPDDMEPQNISFIGNAEDDALRQGINRLNISSGTRTYRIPSPTRPSLGRNSFQRPEEPAETNEKGFYISFDNEQPKRPKPPLRAKRGSPRKERSEYASPERSPESTWSDDRRDDRRDDRREERCDERRETPRTEAPRERPRPPSAEPAALVIGELNPDPNSAEEMERKKERIMMLSLQRRQRADEARARAEAAAAARRARDEAEAEVKAARKEEQARRRQAILAQYKLKKAVEEAEREGKVFDKSEFLDTLSRGGMNVGGATGPPTGGARLRGKLPARARPKTIHVDSGALQAAEGMLAGKQPSATNLTGTMRRDYYRGSQDNLAERAALYRESPVEDRGGVSPGSASSGLGRRGSCKTSRERVNDEPQSTRGRSKYSTYQNNFKAGRKSSSLMNLCDSGLGRATPPRRAASPGLRALGSPASGPGSLPGALPGAIGKRRHDDSSDVSSTHSSIMDYSGPRLYKQPATKSNRGIMLNAVEYCVFPGAVNAEAKRRVLEEIARSESKHFLVLFRDAGCQFRALYSYCPDTDTVAKLYGTGPKHVNDRMFDKFFKYNSGSKCFSQVHTKHLTVTIDAFTIHNSLWQGKKVQLPSKKDMALVI